Within Anopheles nili chromosome 3, idAnoNiliSN_F5_01, whole genome shotgun sequence, the genomic segment CGGAAGTGCAAGTTTAAGCTCGAATTTTCCGATTGCAGATCGAAAGCTTCATACAACAGGTGAATTTGGAGCGTATTCGGCTTACAGCAggtgattgtttcattttaaactACAAACCTATCCTTGTGGTATGTTGAACGATGTGCTGTAGCATGTAATGGATTATAGAATCATTCgtattcgatttgtttttcagaTTGCGATCACCGGTAGTGCGTACATTTCAATGTTTATTCAAGAATCCTTAAAAGGCGAGAATATAGCCAACTGCTATCATCGTGATACCGTCTGCTGATTTGTTGCTGGtacttaaaatatttacaacatGTTACTAATTGCTAATGTtcatttcaaatcaaacacgTGACTGCGGTGTATAACAAAAATAACGACTTTAAAGGAAAGTGAAACTttcttgaaatatttctttcAAGCATAAcgagtgaaatatttcatactttTCGAATCGGAATGTTTTCATTCTACAGTGCAGTTTGTAATAGAATGTTTGATCACCATTTTAAAAGTTGTTCTACATTACATGAAAATTAAGGTCATATATAAATAGACTGATTTCGTGAAGGCTTTAAGCTGCACAATTTTTTTCACGCTTATTAATAAAATGTAGGACTGATCACATGTAACagatttgattattttaacGAGCTGCAAAGTTTCCTAGCATGTCGTATAGACAAGCTATGGTCGTTTCATATCTGTCATAGCAATGAAAAATGTTATTTAGTTTACAAAGCGAATAATAAACCGTagaaatttattgaattcaagaAACAACGAGAAGCGCTATCATTGGTCACGAGAATCAGAACTTAAGACATTTTACGAGATCCTAATATTTAAAAGACAACTCTTCCTTCCAACGTGCCAGTTTCACTAGGTATCAAAGCAAGAATCGAgaagtttaaaaaaacaagaagattGCCATTATTACATACGTATTACATACGTTTTACGTCGATCTTTTGAGCATCTGCATCCTTAAAATCTATAATGGAAGAAATGTTGAACGATTCTGTCGTACCAGCTGATCTGGAGGTAAGTAGTATTTTGTTCTGTATGTACTTTTGTTTCTCTGTTTTCGTAACATTCTGTGCCGTCATCCTGCAAATGACCGACACGTATTCCTACAAACATGTGATGAATCATGCCTTAGTTAACATGGTCTTGTAACTGGTTGTCTATTTTAGAAATTTGAGAAAAAGTACAATCAGGAACTGGAAGCTGGAACCATATCAACGACAACGCAGTTTGAGTATGCATACTGCATGGTGCGAAGTGACTTTGCCAGCGACATGAAAAGGGTAATGATGCAATAACGGTGGTAAGTTGTTCTACGACAAGAGAAACTAAACTTTCCTATGACACACATTATTCTAGGGTCTCGTGCTGTTGGAAGATCTGTACGTTCGTCACCCTGAAGGTCGTCGCGACTATCTGTATTACATGGCGATGGGCTATACTAGACTGCAGGAATACTCGGAAGCGCTCAAGCACACTCAAGCGTTTCTAGAGATCGAACCGAACAACCAGCAAGTGAGAGCACTGGAAGAATTTATTAAAAAGCG encodes:
- the LOC128723160 gene encoding mitochondrial fission 1 protein, which gives rise to MEEMLNDSVVPADLEKFEKKYNQELEAGTISTTTQFEYAYCMVRSDFASDMKRGLVLLEDLYVRHPEGRRDYLYYMAMGYTRLQEYSEALKHTQAFLEIEPNNQQVRALEEFIKKRMDVEGLKGVAKATGAALVVGGILGLGFALLKK